A single genomic interval of Nostoc commune NIES-4072 harbors:
- a CDS encoding RNA polymerase sigma factor, RpoD/SigA family, which yields MSNLTSPPTEVQKTKKKSLAADKKPRSTDDIVRSYLQEIGRVDLLTREQEVIFAEQVQQMMILLAAKEELAVKLNHEPTLQEWADQVELSVEVVEQQLNLGHQAKQKMIQANLRLVVAVAKKYQHRNLEFMDLIQEGTLGLERGVDKFDPALGYKFSTYAYWWIRQGITRAIAQQGRTIRLPIHVFEKLNKIKRVQRELSQQLGRVPTTAEIAKALSLTPSQVRECLFLARQPFSLEARVGEQQDTELQDILEDDGPSPEDYAVEESLHQDLQDLLAKLSPQQREILTLRFGLTDGYELSLAQIGDRMGISRERVRQIEQKALSLLRRQKEQVRSYLAS from the coding sequence ATGAGCAACTTAACATCTCCACCTACCGAAGTTCAAAAAACGAAGAAAAAAAGTTTAGCCGCAGATAAAAAACCTCGATCTACAGATGATATTGTGCGTAGTTATCTGCAAGAAATCGGGCGTGTAGATTTGTTGACTCGTGAACAAGAGGTTATTTTTGCCGAACAAGTGCAGCAGATGATGATCTTACTAGCTGCTAAAGAAGAATTAGCTGTAAAATTAAATCACGAACCCACACTGCAAGAATGGGCAGATCAGGTGGAGTTAAGTGTTGAAGTGGTAGAGCAACAGCTAAATTTAGGACATCAAGCCAAGCAGAAAATGATTCAGGCTAATCTCCGGTTAGTGGTAGCAGTGGCGAAGAAATACCAGCACCGTAACCTGGAATTTATGGATTTAATTCAAGAAGGTACTTTGGGTTTAGAGCGAGGAGTGGATAAATTTGATCCTGCTCTTGGTTATAAGTTTTCTACCTACGCTTACTGGTGGATTCGTCAAGGAATTACACGAGCGATCGCTCAACAAGGACGAACAATTCGTTTACCTATCCACGTCTTTGAGAAACTGAACAAAATTAAACGGGTGCAACGAGAATTATCTCAACAGTTAGGTCGCGTTCCTACTACTGCTGAAATTGCTAAGGCGTTATCTTTGACACCTAGCCAAGTTCGAGAGTGTTTGTTTTTAGCCCGTCAACCGTTTTCCTTAGAGGCGCGAGTTGGTGAACAACAAGATACAGAATTGCAGGACATACTGGAGGATGATGGCCCTTCTCCCGAAGACTATGCTGTTGAAGAATCTTTGCACCAAGATTTACAAGACTTGTTGGCAAAGCTGTCTCCCCAGCAGCGAGAGATATTAACCTTGCGCTTTGGTCTGACTGATGGATATGAACTTTCTTTAGCACAGATTGGCGATCGCATGGGTATTAGTCGAGAGCGGGTGCGTCAGATAGAACAAAAAGCCCTTAGCCTTCTACGACGGCAAAAAGAACAAGTACGTAGTTATTTAGCAAGCTGA
- the galK gene encoding galactokinase: MDFQQIFGKPPETQASAPGRVNLLGEHTDYNDGFVLPTAIPQSTTVELGFSSDRQHHFYSENLNEQVSISDINHQPSGFASYIFGCIELLQKAGYTIPSLCVYVKSSVPMGSGLSSSAALEVATLRALRQLLNLPIDDVEIAQFAQQAEIQYAGVQCGIMDQMASSLADTEHILFLDTRTLERRVMPLPEKAEILVIDSGVPRTLAGSGYNQRRAECEEAARSLGVKALRDITDVNVTKTLPEPLQRRARHVVTENNRVLEVLQGVTSERFGELMNASHASLRDDYEVSVPALDRLVEILQKTEGVFGARLTGAGFGGASVALVRSGESKSIATHVLEQYNQAGYNGRILVPSLGLSDEV, from the coding sequence ATGGATTTTCAACAAATATTCGGTAAACCACCTGAAACTCAAGCCAGTGCGCCAGGAAGAGTAAATTTACTGGGCGAACATACCGACTATAATGATGGGTTCGTTCTTCCAACTGCGATTCCTCAAAGTACGACAGTAGAGCTAGGTTTTAGTAGCGATCGCCAGCATCACTTTTACTCGGAAAATCTTAACGAGCAAGTGAGTATTTCAGATATCAATCATCAGCCGTCTGGATTTGCCAGTTATATTTTTGGCTGTATTGAGCTTTTGCAAAAAGCAGGCTACACTATACCATCACTTTGTGTATACGTCAAATCATCGGTTCCGATGGGTTCGGGTTTATCTAGCAGCGCAGCTTTGGAAGTGGCAACCCTCCGGGCATTACGCCAACTTCTGAACCTTCCCATTGATGATGTTGAAATCGCCCAATTCGCCCAGCAAGCAGAAATTCAATATGCTGGCGTGCAATGTGGCATCATGGATCAGATGGCTTCTAGTTTGGCTGATACTGAACATATCTTGTTTTTAGATACTCGGACTTTAGAACGCCGGGTAATGCCTCTGCCTGAAAAAGCGGAGATTTTGGTTATTGATAGCGGCGTACCCCGCACACTTGCAGGTAGCGGTTATAACCAGCGTCGGGCTGAGTGTGAAGAAGCGGCGCGATCGCTCGGTGTGAAAGCATTACGAGATATTACTGATGTTAATGTAACAAAAACATTACCTGAACCACTACAGCGTCGTGCCCGTCATGTAGTTACAGAAAATAACCGCGTTTTGGAAGTATTACAGGGAGTAACATCTGAGCGATTTGGCGAATTGATGAACGCTTCCCACGCCAGCTTGCGAGATGATTACGAAGTTTCAGTACCAGCCCTAGATAGGTTGGTAGAGATTTTGCAGAAAACAGAAGGGGTGTTTGGTGCAAGACTCACAGGTGCAGGCTTTGGGGGAGCAAGTGTAGCTTTGGTTAGATCAGGTGAGAGCAAAAGTATTGCAACTCATGTCCTTGAACAATACAACCAAGCAGGTTACAACGGACGAATTTTGGTTCCTTCTTTGGGATTGAGTGATGAAGTCTAA
- a CDS encoding ureidoglycolate lyase, with translation MSTSKTAQQLQAQSVTSENFRRYGQVIFASLDGKAYDVEDAQLNLHNGIPRFYIMRLEKRGRKFHKITRHVQCTQCLGSLSGKDWLIAVCPPNNDVNEPALEEIAVFRIPGNCFIKLHEGTWHAGPYFDHEAVDFYNLELADTNVVDHFTHDFLKSHQLEFEMV, from the coding sequence ATGAGTACATCAAAGACAGCGCAACAATTGCAAGCACAATCTGTGACTTCTGAAAACTTTCGGCGTTATGGACAGGTGATTTTTGCGAGTCTTGATGGCAAAGCTTATGATGTGGAAGATGCCCAGTTAAATCTGCATAATGGTATTCCACGGTTTTATATTATGCGGTTGGAGAAAAGAGGGCGAAAATTTCACAAAATTACTCGTCATGTACAATGCACTCAATGTCTGGGTTCTTTGTCAGGGAAAGATTGGTTAATTGCAGTTTGTCCTCCTAATAATGATGTAAATGAACCAGCATTAGAAGAAATTGCCGTTTTCCGCATTCCGGGGAATTGTTTTATCAAGCTACATGAGGGAACTTGGCACGCTGGCCCCTATTTTGACCATGAAGCTGTAGATTTTTATAATTTGGAACTAGCTGATACAAATGTGGTGGATCATTTCACCCATGATTTTCTCAAGAGTCATCAATTAGAGTTTGAGATGGTTTAG